One genomic window of Luteitalea pratensis includes the following:
- a CDS encoding alpha/beta fold hydrolase: MTQSRPSNAYRFGPFQLDVRERRLSRGCDVIPLRLKVFDTLRVLVENAGRLVTKQELLDAVWPETSVEENNLNHNVSVLRKALGDRATGEHYIETVPRVGYRFVAPVEGAVPQTTAAVASATKARQEIRYCTTNDGVRLAYATTGNGPPLVKASNWLTHLDFEWGSPIWRHWHAALSLHHRLVRYDERGNGMSQRDVPDVNFDTWVRDLEAVIDAAGLDRFPLLGISRGGPIAIAYAVRHPERVTHLVLYGAFAAGLNHVGKPHELEARHALVSLMRLGWGLNNPAFCKMFTCRFIPQATPEHEQWLDELQRVSTSPENAARLMERDDDIDVRPLLAHVKAPTLVIHCDRDRAVPPEEGRLLAAEIPGARYVSLPSANHLMLEEEPAWSLFLEELGLFLNW, translated from the coding sequence ATGACTCAGTCTCGACCGTCGAACGCGTATCGATTCGGGCCGTTTCAGCTCGACGTCCGCGAGCGGCGTCTGTCGCGCGGCTGCGACGTCATCCCGTTGCGGCTCAAGGTGTTCGACACGCTCCGGGTGTTGGTCGAGAACGCCGGGCGACTGGTCACCAAGCAGGAGCTCCTCGACGCGGTGTGGCCCGAGACGAGCGTCGAGGAAAACAACCTCAATCACAACGTGTCGGTGCTGCGGAAGGCGCTCGGGGATCGAGCGACGGGCGAGCACTACATCGAGACCGTGCCGCGAGTGGGCTATCGCTTCGTCGCCCCGGTGGAAGGTGCCGTTCCTCAGACCACGGCAGCCGTGGCTTCAGCGACGAAGGCGCGGCAGGAAATCCGGTACTGCACGACAAACGATGGTGTCCGCCTCGCGTATGCCACGACAGGCAACGGACCGCCGCTGGTGAAGGCGTCAAACTGGCTGACGCATCTGGACTTCGAATGGGGGAGCCCGATCTGGCGCCACTGGCATGCCGCGCTCTCGCTCCACCACCGTCTCGTCCGCTACGACGAGCGTGGCAACGGTATGTCACAGCGCGACGTGCCGGACGTGAACTTCGATACGTGGGTGCGCGATCTCGAGGCGGTCATCGACGCGGCGGGTCTGGATCGATTTCCGCTGCTGGGGATCTCTCGTGGCGGTCCCATTGCAATCGCGTATGCCGTGAGGCATCCGGAGCGCGTGACGCACCTGGTGCTCTACGGCGCATTTGCAGCCGGTCTGAACCACGTCGGCAAGCCCCATGAGCTCGAGGCGCGGCACGCGCTGGTAAGCCTGATGCGACTCGGGTGGGGTCTCAACAACCCGGCCTTCTGCAAGATGTTCACCTGTCGGTTCATCCCCCAGGCCACGCCGGAACATGAGCAGTGGTTGGATGAGCTGCAGCGCGTGTCCACGTCGCCGGAAAATGCGGCGCGGCTCATGGAGCGCGACGACGACATCGACGTCCGACCACTCCTGGCGCACGTGAAGGCGCCGACGCTGGTCATCCACTGCGACCGTGACCGCGCAGTGCCCCCTGAGGAGGGCCGCCTGCTGGCGGCCGAGATCCCGGGTGCGCGGTATGTCTCCCTGCCGAGCGCCAATCATCTGATGCTGGAGGAGGAGCCCGCCTGGTCTCTGTTCCTCGAGGAACTGGGACTGTTCCTGAACTGGTAG
- a CDS encoding PD40 domain-containing protein encodes MWKRRTDGTGAVQVTRQGGFAALESPDGRFLYYSKEAAGGPALWRMPVDGGKENEVVAGISDWSTFAPLDHGVYFIPRRGHTAPASIQFLSFADGRITTIMAISKPVFVGFTVSSDGKSLLYTQIDQEVSDLMLIERFR; translated from the coding sequence GTGTGGAAGAGGCGCACCGACGGCACCGGAGCCGTTCAAGTCACCAGACAAGGAGGCTTCGCTGCGCTGGAGTCGCCGGACGGGAGATTCCTCTACTACTCGAAGGAGGCAGCCGGCGGCCCCGCGTTGTGGAGAATGCCTGTCGACGGCGGGAAGGAGAACGAGGTTGTCGCGGGGATTTCTGACTGGAGCACCTTTGCTCCCCTGGATCATGGGGTCTATTTCATCCCCCGAAGGGGGCATACTGCTCCAGCCTCTATCCAGTTCCTGAGCTTCGCCGATGGCCGGATCACAACCATCATGGCCATTTCCAAGCCGGTGTTTGTTGGTTTCACCGTGTCCTCCGACGGCAAATCCCTCCTCTACACGCAGATCGATCAGGAAGTCAGCGATCTGATGCTGATTGAGCGTTTCCGCTGA